The following are encoded in a window of Candidatus Fluviicola riflensis genomic DNA:
- the rimM gene encoding 16S rRNA processing protein RimM, translating into MQQSDCFQLGYIAKLHGFKGEVSLFLDVTNPADYASLDAFFIELNGHLTPFFVQSFQLKNKGFAAVKLEGVDSENDAKVLLRKSCYLPLSLLPELDDKHFYDHEVIDFTVVDTVAGEVGKLVQVIDLSVNPLLQVMNGEKEILIPFVDGLIQRVDRAEKTLYIKAPEGLIEMYLS; encoded by the coding sequence ATGCAGCAATCTGATTGCTTCCAACTTGGTTATATTGCGAAACTTCACGGATTTAAAGGTGAAGTTTCGCTTTTTTTGGATGTTACCAATCCAGCCGATTACGCTTCTCTAGACGCTTTTTTCATTGAATTGAATGGCCATCTGACTCCTTTTTTCGTTCAATCTTTCCAACTTAAAAACAAAGGTTTTGCTGCGGTAAAGCTTGAGGGTGTCGATTCTGAAAATGATGCAAAAGTACTTTTGCGAAAAAGTTGTTACCTCCCGTTATCGCTTCTACCAGAATTAGACGATAAGCATTTTTATGATCACGAGGTTATTGATTTTACTGTTGTTGATACTGTAGCCGGAGAAGTTGGTAAATTAGTTCAGGTAATTGATCTTTCTGTAAATCCTTTATTGCAAGTAATGAACGGCGAAAAGGAAATTCTCATTCCATTTGTAGATGGCCTTATTCAACGGGTTGACCGAGCAGAGAAAACACTTTATATCAAAGCCCCGGAAGGCTTAATTGAGATGTATCTTTCATAA
- a CDS encoding glucokinase, protein MIEHVALGVDIGGTNTAFGIVDKQGNVLFEESVSTKQFDFPEQLVAEIYKRVSQTQWFETILGIGIGAPNGNVFTGNIEFAPNLKWKGIIAIAELFEQKFNRPAVLANDANAAAVGEHLFGCAKDLSDFVTITLGTGLGSGIFINGSLVLGHQGFAGEYGHIRVRHDGRLCGCGRHGCLETYASSTGVVRSITELDSPNKTISTIQEGSTAKEVFVAAEKGDLFANEIIEYTAEILGSALADFAAFSNPKAYVLFGGLAQSGEKFAQRVKYYLEKNALKIFQDTIEIRISALHDKNAAVLGTAASLFWKSIKKR, encoded by the coding sequence ATGATTGAACATGTAGCATTGGGTGTTGATATTGGCGGCACTAATACAGCTTTCGGGATCGTTGATAAACAAGGAAATGTACTCTTTGAAGAATCTGTGTCAACCAAACAATTTGATTTTCCGGAACAATTAGTCGCCGAAATATACAAACGCGTTTCCCAAACCCAGTGGTTCGAAACAATTCTCGGAATAGGAATCGGTGCCCCAAATGGAAATGTGTTCACCGGAAATATCGAATTTGCGCCGAACCTTAAATGGAAAGGAATTATTGCCATCGCTGAACTATTCGAACAGAAATTTAACCGTCCTGCGGTGTTGGCCAATGATGCAAACGCTGCAGCTGTAGGCGAACATTTATTCGGATGTGCAAAGGATTTATCCGATTTTGTGACAATCACTTTAGGAACAGGTTTAGGAAGCGGGATTTTTATTAATGGCTCATTAGTACTCGGGCATCAGGGTTTTGCAGGTGAATACGGGCATATACGCGTAAGACACGATGGCCGCTTGTGTGGATGTGGACGACATGGCTGCCTGGAAACCTATGCTTCAAGTACCGGTGTAGTAAGAAGTATTACCGAATTGGATTCCCCGAATAAAACTATATCCACCATTCAGGAAGGGTCTACAGCCAAAGAAGTGTTTGTGGCTGCGGAAAAAGGAGATTTGTTCGCAAATGAAATAATTGAATATACAGCTGAAATATTAGGTTCTGCACTGGCCGATTTCGCGGCTTTTTCAAATCCGAAAGCTTATGTTCTGTTTGGAGGATTGGCACAAAGCGGTGAAAAATTTGCCCAACGGGTGAAATATTACCTCGAAAAAAATGCACTGAAAATTTTCCAGGATACAATCGAAATCAGGATTTCAGCTTTACACGATAAAAATGCCGCTGTTTTGGGCACCGCAGCTTCCCTGTTCTGGAAGTCGATTAAAAAACGCTAA
- a CDS encoding glutamine synthetase type III translates to MATKRLQAYQDVLNRTPKPIEYDGKVSDLFGKNVFHTEIMREYLPSDAYKSMVESIQNGTRLDRKMADQVASAMKDWALTKGATHYTHWFQPLTGTTAEKHDAFFKPVGPGRAIERFDGDLLVQQEPDASSFPNGGIRNTFEARGYTAWDPSSPAFVIGKTLCIPTIFISYTGESLDYKMPLLKALHAVDQAAVEVCQYFDKNVDKVNATLGWEQEYFLVDQSLFNCRPDLMMTGRALFGHAPAKGQQLDDHYFGSIPERVTAFMREFETEAILLGIPVTTRHNEVAPNQFECAPIFEECNLANDHNLLLMDILEKVARKHDFRVLLHEKPFAGVNGSGKHNNWSLSTNTGVNLLAPGKNPKTNLQFLTFFVNTIKAIHDNADLLRACIASAGNDHRLGANEAPPAIISTFIGTQLSSALDELEKSVKAGKMTPEDKTELKLNIGKIPQIMLDNTDRNRTSPFAFTGNKFEFRAVGSSANCAHAMIVLNTIMAKQLQDFKKSVDARIDKGEAKDEAILKELQQLIKDSKKIRFEGNGYGDEWVKEAAKRGLSNLKDTPRALKIWSDKKVAKLFNDMNVLTPRELEARQEIEFESYILKMQIEARLMGDLVQTHIIPAVVEYQNRLILNIQGMISIMGEKAGKAAAQSQMQLVEKISNHLNKMKSTCDIMLQARKEANKIEHAEEKALAYCDKVKVYFDEIRYNADKLELLVDDELWPLPKFREMLFTR, encoded by the coding sequence ATGGCAACAAAACGACTGCAAGCGTATCAGGATGTACTCAATCGTACACCAAAACCCATCGAATATGATGGAAAAGTATCGGATCTTTTCGGTAAAAATGTATTTCACACAGAAATCATGCGTGAATACCTTCCGTCGGATGCGTATAAATCGATGGTTGAATCCATTCAGAACGGTACGCGATTAGATCGTAAAATGGCTGATCAGGTGGCTTCGGCTATGAAAGATTGGGCGTTGACAAAAGGCGCCACACATTATACACACTGGTTTCAGCCGCTTACAGGTACAACTGCCGAAAAACACGATGCGTTCTTCAAACCGGTTGGCCCGGGTAGAGCAATCGAGCGTTTTGATGGTGATTTGCTGGTACAGCAGGAACCGGACGCGTCTTCATTCCCGAACGGTGGAATCAGAAATACCTTCGAAGCTCGTGGTTACACTGCTTGGGATCCATCTTCTCCGGCATTTGTGATCGGTAAAACATTGTGTATTCCAACGATCTTCATTTCCTATACAGGCGAATCGCTGGATTACAAAATGCCGTTGTTGAAAGCATTGCACGCGGTTGATCAAGCTGCAGTTGAGGTTTGCCAGTATTTCGATAAAAACGTCGATAAAGTAAATGCAACATTGGGTTGGGAACAGGAATATTTTCTGGTTGATCAATCGTTGTTTAACTGCCGTCCGGATTTGATGATGACCGGTCGCGCATTGTTTGGTCACGCTCCGGCAAAAGGCCAGCAATTGGACGATCATTATTTTGGTTCTATTCCGGAACGCGTTACGGCCTTCATGCGTGAGTTTGAAACGGAAGCCATTTTGTTGGGAATCCCGGTAACTACACGCCACAATGAGGTAGCTCCAAACCAATTTGAATGCGCCCCGATTTTCGAAGAATGTAATCTTGCAAACGACCACAATCTCTTGTTGATGGACATTCTTGAAAAAGTAGCACGTAAGCACGATTTCCGTGTGTTACTGCACGAAAAGCCGTTTGCAGGAGTAAATGGTTCAGGAAAACACAACAACTGGTCGTTGAGTACCAATACCGGCGTAAACTTGTTAGCTCCGGGTAAAAATCCGAAAACCAATCTTCAGTTTCTCACATTCTTTGTAAATACGATCAAAGCGATTCACGACAATGCCGATTTGTTACGTGCTTGTATCGCATCCGCTGGAAATGACCACCGTTTGGGCGCCAATGAAGCTCCGCCGGCTATTATTTCAACTTTCATCGGAACACAGTTGTCTTCTGCCTTGGATGAGTTGGAAAAAAGCGTGAAAGCTGGTAAAATGACACCGGAAGACAAAACCGAGTTGAAACTGAATATCGGTAAAATTCCGCAAATTATGTTGGACAATACCGACCGTAACCGTACATCACCATTTGCATTTACCGGAAATAAATTCGAATTCCGTGCCGTAGGTTCTTCTGCCAACTGCGCGCACGCTATGATCGTATTGAATACCATTATGGCGAAGCAATTGCAGGATTTCAAAAAGAGCGTTGATGCCCGCATCGATAAAGGTGAGGCGAAAGATGAAGCTATTTTGAAAGAATTGCAGCAGCTGATCAAAGATTCCAAGAAAATTCGTTTCGAAGGAAACGGTTACGGCGACGAATGGGTGAAAGAAGCTGCGAAACGCGGTTTGTCGAACCTGAAAGATACGCCTCGTGCGTTGAAAATCTGGAGCGATAAAAAAGTAGCCAAATTGTTCAACGATATGAACGTGTTGACTCCGCGTGAGCTGGAAGCACGACAGGAAATTGAGTTTGAAAGCTATATTTTGAAAATGCAGATCGAAGCCCGTTTGATGGGAGATTTGGTGCAAACGCATATTATACCTGCTGTAGTTGAATACCAAAACCGGTTGATTCTAAATATCCAGGGAATGATTTCCATTATGGGCGAGAAAGCAGGAAAAGCTGCCGCTCAAAGTCAGATGCAGTTGGTTGAGAAGATTTCAAATCACCTCAATAAGATGAAATCGACCTGTGATATCATGTTGCAGGCACGCAAGGAAGCCAATAAAATTGAGCATGCCGAAGAAAAAGCGTTGGCTTACTGCGATAAAGTAAAGGTGTATTTCGACGAGATTCGCTACAATGCTGACAAGCTTGAATTGTTGGTTGACGACGAATTGTGGCCGTTGCCGAAATTCCGCGAAATGTTGTTTACGCGATAA
- a CDS encoding thioredoxin family protein: MTFQAYLAYFEDILVQETPFYPYDNPDYLNYAKLNWSRMNRWLKHGELMPEIRQTIAGIIIPQHWLIITEPWCGDASHIVPFLQMIADLNPLITVDYELRDQEPFQINDYLTNGGKAIPKLIIRNQTGNDLATWGPRPAECQVLYRKLLDEKADLETFKVSLQKWYNDNKGKDIQEEISNILKSIS; encoded by the coding sequence ATGACTTTTCAAGCTTATTTAGCTTATTTCGAAGATATACTGGTTCAGGAAACACCTTTCTATCCTTATGATAATCCCGATTATCTCAATTACGCCAAATTAAATTGGTCGAGAATGAATCGTTGGTTAAAGCATGGTGAACTAATGCCGGAAATCAGGCAAACAATAGCCGGAATTATAATACCGCAGCACTGGTTGATTATTACAGAGCCATGGTGTGGAGATGCTTCGCACATTGTACCATTCTTACAGATGATTGCGGATTTGAACCCTTTGATTACGGTTGATTATGAACTTCGTGACCAGGAACCATTTCAAATTAATGATTATTTAACCAATGGTGGAAAAGCAATTCCTAAATTGATCATTCGCAATCAAACAGGAAACGATTTGGCTACTTGGGGGCCAAGGCCAGCTGAATGCCAGGTGCTTTATCGTAAACTTTTAGATGAAAAAGCAGATCTTGAAACATTTAAGGTTAGTTTGCAAAAGTGGTATAACGACAATAAAGGAAAAGATATTCAGGAAGAGATTTCGAATATTCTAAAGTCGATTAGTTGA
- a CDS encoding 30S ribosomal protein S16, with protein MATRIRLQRHGKKGKPVFHLVVADSRAKRDGKFIEKLGVYDPNTNPATIEINFDSTLGWVQTGAEMSDTARAILSYKGILFKNHLLKGIAKGALTAEQVEAKFAAWEAEKAGKIQGKVEGLGKNAEADKVARLKAETEANAAKAKAIEAKNTPEVEEVAEEAAPEAEDTTEAPVAEVNEVEETVAEEAPVAEVVEEAPVAAEEVPAVEETPAVAEEAPAAEETPAAEEPTAEGEAKA; from the coding sequence ATGGCAACACGTATTAGATTGCAACGTCACGGTAAAAAAGGAAAACCAGTTTTCCATTTAGTAGTGGCAGATTCTCGCGCAAAACGCGATGGAAAATTTATTGAGAAATTGGGTGTGTACGACCCGAACACTAATCCTGCAACAATCGAAATCAATTTCGATAGCACGTTAGGATGGGTTCAAACCGGTGCAGAAATGTCTGACACTGCTCGTGCAATTCTTTCTTACAAAGGTATTTTGTTCAAAAATCACTTGTTGAAGGGAATTGCGAAAGGTGCTCTTACAGCAGAACAGGTAGAAGCAAAGTTTGCTGCCTGGGAAGCTGAAAAAGCTGGTAAAATTCAGGGTAAAGTTGAAGGACTTGGTAAAAACGCTGAAGCTGATAAAGTTGCTCGTTTGAAAGCAGAAACTGAAGCGAATGCTGCCAAAGCAAAAGCTATTGAAGCTAAAAACACTCCTGAAGTAGAAGAAGTTGCTGAAGAAGCAGCTCCTGAAGCAGAAGACACAACTGAAGCTCCTGTTGCTGAGGTAAATGAAGTGGAAGAAACTGTTGCGGAAGAAGCTCCGGTTGCTGAGGTAGTTGAAGAAGCTCCTGTTGCAGCTGAGGAAGTTCCTGCGGTTGAAGAAACTCCTGCTGTAGCTGAGGAAGCTCCGGCGGCTGAAGAAACACCTGCAGCTGAAGAGCCAACGGCTGAAGGAGAAGCTAAGGCTTAA
- the folP gene encoding dihydropteroate synthase, translating to MEFLKVESNYFPRNSLLNLGGKLFTIQQPQVMGILNITPDSFYSGNRLALTDNYLSVAEKMIFDGASMLDIGGYSSRPGADNISEAEELNRVIPVIESLRKEFPEIVLSVDTFRSEVAKAAVEYGADIINDISGGELDDNMFETVAKLGCPYILMHMRGTPQTMQTVTDYDQLFAEMIAYFSERIQTLRSLGVKDIIIDPGFGFAKTGIQSLELVKQMADFHLLGCPILAGVSRKSMIYKTLNITAEEALNGTTVLNTILLTKGVTILRVHDVKEAVEAVKLIF from the coding sequence ATGGAATTTTTAAAGGTTGAAAGTAACTATTTTCCGCGAAACAGCTTGTTAAATCTGGGTGGTAAGTTATTCACTATACAGCAGCCACAAGTGATGGGAATCCTGAATATTACTCCTGATTCGTTTTATTCGGGCAATCGTTTGGCGCTCACCGACAATTACTTATCGGTAGCTGAAAAGATGATTTTTGATGGAGCAAGTATGCTGGATATCGGTGGATATTCTTCCCGGCCGGGTGCTGATAACATTTCCGAGGCTGAGGAATTGAATCGTGTGATTCCGGTTATTGAATCGTTGCGCAAGGAATTTCCGGAAATTGTGCTGAGTGTGGATACATTTCGTTCGGAAGTCGCAAAAGCAGCTGTGGAATACGGAGCCGATATCATCAACGATATTTCGGGCGGTGAATTGGATGACAACATGTTTGAAACAGTGGCTAAATTGGGCTGTCCATACATTTTGATGCACATGCGTGGAACTCCGCAAACGATGCAAACCGTAACCGATTACGATCAACTATTTGCTGAAATGATCGCTTATTTCTCTGAACGAATTCAAACATTGCGATCGTTGGGAGTTAAAGATATCATCATTGATCCCGGATTCGGATTCGCCAAAACGGGTATACAAAGTTTGGAACTCGTGAAACAAATGGCTGATTTTCATCTGCTCGGTTGCCCTATCCTTGCTGGTGTTTCACGCAAATCGATGATCTATAAAACGCTGAACATTACAGCAGAAGAAGCTTTGAACGGAACCACTGTATTAAACACTATCCTGCTGACAAAAGGAGTTACGATTCTTAGGGTTCATGACGTGAAGGAAGCGGTGGAAGCTGTTAAACTGATCTTTTGA